In the genome of Streptomyces sp. NBC_00190, one region contains:
- a CDS encoding N-acetyltransferase, which translates to MSGDQQTFVPADFEVPRALTEDAFRLEPLGEQHNVRDLAAWTGSIEHIRATPGFVGRGWPPVEGMSAEANGGDLARHARDFAERRGFTYTVLEGDDEVIGCLYMYPGKDDPDSVQVSSWVRADRAHLDLPLYEAVSRWLREAWPFEHGRIDYAPR; encoded by the coding sequence ATGAGTGGTGATCAGCAGACTTTCGTACCGGCCGACTTCGAGGTGCCGCGCGCTCTCACCGAAGACGCCTTCCGGCTGGAGCCGCTCGGGGAGCAGCACAACGTGCGGGATCTCGCCGCCTGGACCGGGAGCATCGAGCACATCAGGGCCACGCCCGGGTTCGTGGGGCGTGGCTGGCCGCCGGTGGAGGGGATGTCCGCCGAGGCGAACGGGGGCGATCTGGCCCGGCACGCGCGGGACTTCGCCGAGCGGCGCGGGTTCACCTACACGGTCCTGGAAGGGGACGACGAGGTCATCGGCTGCCTGTACATGTACCCGGGCAAGGACGATCCGGACAGCGTCCAGGTCAGCTCCTGGGTGCGCGCCGACCGGGCCCACCTCGACCTCCCGCTGTACGAGGCCGTGAGCCGCTGGCTGCGCGAGGCGTGGCCCTTCGAGCACGGGCGGATCGACTACGCGCCCAGGTGA
- a CDS encoding GNAT family N-acetyltransferase, with product MCDLRIEAVGDDATSRDWRYVHNLIIPTDPLSPDDVRERAGRNVLEVAYLGDEVVGCTTVRPPRDGEPVGTVIARVLPGHRGRGYGGLLYARGLARARELGAERIQTVVLESSPEGLRFALAHGFEEVERYVLPGDTVPYIDLELRELA from the coding sequence ATGTGTGATCTTCGCATTGAGGCTGTGGGTGACGACGCCACGTCGCGGGACTGGCGGTACGTGCACAATCTGATCATTCCGACGGATCCGCTCTCCCCCGACGACGTGCGGGAGCGGGCCGGGCGCAACGTGCTGGAGGTCGCGTACCTCGGTGACGAGGTGGTGGGGTGCACGACCGTGCGGCCGCCCCGGGACGGGGAGCCGGTGGGCACCGTCATCGCGCGGGTGCTGCCCGGCCACCGGGGGAGGGGATACGGCGGGCTGCTCTACGCGCGCGGGCTGGCCCGGGCGCGGGAGCTGGGGGCCGAGCGGATCCAGACCGTGGTCCTGGAGTCCAGCCCGGAGGGGCTGCGGTTCGCCCTCGCGCACGGCTTCGAGGAGGTCGAGCGGTACGTGCTGCCGGGCGACACCGTGCCGTACATCGACCTGGAGCTGCGCGAACTAGCCTGA
- a CDS encoding RNA-guided endonuclease InsQ/TnpB family protein → MPTRRASAYRDGLGHWYASFVVPVAAQPLPETGRSIGIDWGVKETATTTSDDHDLPHAQHGRKAAGKLAGYQRMMARRKPKRGQAASKGYRKAKRRAAKIHKKIARQRQDAARKWAKRVVTDFDHLAVEDFRPRFLAKSTMARKAADAAISATKHELINMARKHGRDLRLVRPAHTTTDCGRCGARAKHALPLSERTYTCTACGAVSTRDKNSARVMLVRAGLDPAGADRGRPDSPQGSQAA, encoded by the coding sequence CTGCCGACCCGTCGAGCGTCTGCGTACCGCGACGGCCTCGGGCACTGGTACGCCTCCTTCGTCGTCCCTGTCGCAGCGCAGCCGCTCCCCGAGACCGGCCGGAGCATCGGCATCGACTGGGGTGTGAAGGAGACAGCGACCACCACCAGCGATGACCATGATCTCCCGCACGCCCAGCACGGAAGGAAAGCCGCAGGGAAGCTGGCGGGGTATCAGCGGATGATGGCCCGCCGGAAGCCGAAGCGCGGGCAGGCCGCGTCGAAGGGCTACCGCAAGGCGAAGCGGCGGGCGGCGAAGATCCACAAGAAGATCGCCCGGCAGCGCCAGGATGCTGCCCGCAAGTGGGCCAAGCGTGTGGTGACGGATTTCGATCACCTTGCGGTGGAGGATTTCCGCCCGCGGTTCCTCGCCAAGTCCACCATGGCCCGTAAAGCAGCTGACGCGGCGATCTCCGCCACCAAGCACGAGCTGATCAACATGGCGCGCAAGCACGGCCGGGACCTGCGGCTCGTGCGCCCGGCGCACACCACCACGGACTGCGGCCGGTGCGGAGCGAGAGCCAAGCACGCACTTCCGCTGTCGGAACGTACCTATACCTGCACCGCGTGCGGAGCTGTCTCGACTCGGGACAAGAACTCTGCACGCGTCATGCTCGTCCGGGCTGGTCTCGACCCGGCTGGTGCTGATCGCGGAAGACCTGACAGCCCGCAGGGCAGCCAGGCTGCGTGA
- a CDS encoding DNA repair helicase XPB, with product MNGPLIVQSDKTLLLEVDHELAGAARRAIAPFAELERAPEHIHTYRITPLGLWNARAAGHDAEQVVDALVEFSRYPVPHALLVDVAETMARYGRLTLSKHPVHGLVLTSTDRPVLEEILRSKKIAPLVGARLDPDTVAVHPSERGQIKQTLLKLGWPAEDLAGYVDGEAHPIDLAEDGWALRPYQQQAVEGFWHGGSGVVVLPCGAGKTLVGAGAMAKAKATTLILVTNTVSARQWKHELVKRTSLTEDEIGEYSGTRKEIRPVTIATYQVLTTKRKGVYPHLELFDSRDWGLIVYDEVHLLPAPVFKFTADLQARRRLGLTATLVREDGRESDVFSLIGPKRFDAPWKEIEAQGYIAPADCVEVRVNLTESERLAYATAETEEKYRFCATTATKRKVTEALVAKHQGEQTLVIGQYIDQLDELGEHLDAPVIKGETSNAQREKLFDAFREGEISVLVVSKVANFSIDLPEATVAIQVSGTFGSRQEEAQRLGRVLRPKADGHEARFYSVVARDTIDQDFAAHRQRFLAEQGYAYRIMDADDLLATD from the coding sequence GTGAATGGTCCACTTATCGTCCAGAGCGACAAAACACTCCTTCTCGAGGTCGACCACGAGCTCGCCGGAGCCGCGCGGCGCGCCATCGCTCCCTTCGCCGAGCTGGAGCGGGCTCCCGAGCACATCCACACGTACCGGATCACCCCCCTCGGCCTGTGGAACGCCCGGGCCGCCGGGCACGACGCCGAGCAGGTCGTCGACGCGCTCGTCGAGTTCTCGCGCTACCCCGTCCCGCACGCGCTGCTCGTCGACGTCGCCGAGACCATGGCCCGCTACGGCCGGCTCACCCTCTCCAAGCACCCCGTGCACGGGCTGGTCCTGACCAGCACCGACCGGCCGGTGCTGGAGGAGATCCTGCGGTCCAAGAAGATCGCCCCGCTCGTCGGGGCGCGGCTCGACCCCGACACCGTGGCCGTGCACCCCTCCGAGCGCGGGCAGATCAAGCAGACGCTGCTCAAGCTGGGCTGGCCGGCCGAGGACCTCGCCGGGTACGTCGACGGCGAGGCGCACCCGATCGACCTGGCCGAGGACGGCTGGGCGCTGCGCCCGTACCAGCAGCAGGCCGTCGAGGGTTTCTGGCACGGCGGCTCCGGTGTGGTCGTGCTGCCCTGCGGCGCGGGCAAGACGCTGGTCGGCGCCGGGGCGATGGCGAAGGCCAAGGCGACGACGCTGATCCTGGTCACGAACACCGTCTCGGCCCGCCAGTGGAAGCACGAGCTGGTCAAGCGGACCTCGCTGACGGAGGACGAGATCGGCGAGTACAGCGGTACGAGGAAGGAGATCCGCCCCGTCACGATCGCCACGTACCAGGTCCTGACGACGAAGCGGAAGGGCGTCTACCCGCACCTGGAGCTCTTCGACTCCCGGGACTGGGGCCTGATCGTCTATGACGAGGTGCACCTGCTGCCCGCGCCGGTCTTCAAGTTCACCGCGGACCTCCAGGCCCGTCGGCGCCTCGGCCTGACGGCCACCCTCGTACGGGAGGACGGCCGCGAGTCGGATGTCTTCTCCCTCATCGGGCCGAAGCGGTTCGACGCGCCGTGGAAGGAGATCGAGGCGCAGGGCTACATCGCGCCCGCCGACTGCGTCGAGGTCCGGGTCAATCTGACCGAGTCGGAGCGCCTCGCGTACGCGACCGCCGAGACGGAGGAGAAGTACCGCTTCTGCGCGACGACGGCGACGAAGCGGAAGGTCACCGAGGCGCTGGTCGCCAAGCACCAGGGCGAGCAGACGCTGGTCATCGGGCAGTACATCGACCAGCTCGACGAGCTCGGCGAGCACCTGGACGCGCCCGTCATCAAGGGCGAGACGTCCAACGCGCAGCGCGAGAAGCTCTTCGACGCCTTCCGCGAGGGCGAGATCAGCGTGCTGGTCGTGTCGAAGGTCGCGAACTTCTCGATCGACCTGCCCGAGGCGACGGTCGCCATCCAGGTGTCCGGCACCTTCGGCTCGCGCCAGGAGGAGGCCCAGCGTCTGGGCCGTGTGCTGCGGCCCAAGGCGGACGGCCACGAGGCGCGGTTCTACTCGGTCGTCGCGCGCGACACCATCGACCAGGACTTCGCGGCGCACCGCCAGCGCTTCCTGGCCGAGCAGGGCTACGCCTACCGCATCATGGACGCCGACGACCTGCTGGCAACGGACTAG
- a CDS encoding HelD family protein, translating into MPAHAPESDIGPLARERAHLTASRAALRAMRADVEALDIRDVTANWVNAIVLQAQIDDRIKALADLAHTPLFFGRLNYLHAPGAELAEGAEGEQFYIGRRHVHDADGDPMVIDWRAPVSQPFYRASKTDPQDIALRRRFGYTGGELTAYEDEHLSDPAEGAAVSKLLQQEIERPRVGPMRDIVATIQPEQDEIVRSGLSGSVCVQGGPGTGKTAVGLHRVAYLLYAHRDRLARTGTLVIGPNRSFLQYIEQVLPALGELEVKQATVDDLVAQGGLEVRGTDAAETAVVKGDARMAQVLRRALESHVTQPAEALMVVRGSRRWRVPSYELAEMVQELQDRDIRYGAARDALPQRIAHAVLVRMEQAGEAPDDRVQDAVARNPAVKAAVKEIWPPVEPAKLVLRLLSDPDFLALHARDVLTADEQKLLLWAKPPRTVKSAKWSAADLVLIDEAADLVERTHSLGHVVLDEAQDLSPMQYRAVGRRCTTGSATVLGDLAQGTTPWATRSWDEALTHLGKPQAVLEELTAGFRVPREVIAYASRLLPSISPGLAPVSSVRETPGSLVVTPTADLTASVVSACRASLAHEGSIGLIAADARIPVLADALLEAGLPYLSPGEETTAAARLTLVPASLAKGLEYDYVVLDEPAAIVDGEPDERTGLRRLYVCLTRAVSGLTALHSAPLPAALS; encoded by the coding sequence GTGCCCGCGCACGCCCCCGAATCCGACATCGGCCCGCTCGCGCGCGAGCGGGCCCACCTCACCGCCTCCCGCGCCGCGCTGCGCGCCATGCGCGCCGACGTCGAGGCCCTCGACATCCGCGACGTCACCGCGAACTGGGTCAACGCGATCGTCCTCCAGGCCCAGATCGACGACCGGATCAAGGCCCTCGCCGACCTGGCCCACACCCCCCTCTTCTTCGGCCGCCTGAACTACCTGCACGCCCCGGGCGCGGAGCTCGCCGAGGGCGCGGAGGGCGAGCAGTTCTACATCGGCCGCCGCCACGTCCACGACGCCGACGGCGACCCGATGGTGATCGACTGGCGCGCGCCCGTCTCCCAGCCGTTCTACCGCGCCTCCAAGACCGACCCGCAGGACATCGCGCTGCGCCGCCGCTTCGGCTACACGGGCGGCGAGCTGACGGCGTACGAGGACGAGCACCTGTCGGACCCGGCCGAGGGGGCCGCGGTCAGCAAGCTGCTCCAGCAGGAGATCGAGCGCCCGCGCGTCGGTCCCATGCGGGACATCGTCGCGACGATCCAGCCCGAGCAGGACGAGATCGTCCGTTCCGGCCTGTCCGGCTCCGTCTGCGTGCAGGGCGGCCCCGGCACCGGGAAGACGGCGGTCGGCCTGCACCGGGTGGCGTACCTGCTGTACGCGCACCGCGACCGGCTCGCCCGTACGGGCACCCTGGTCATCGGGCCGAACCGGTCCTTCCTGCAGTACATCGAGCAGGTCCTGCCCGCACTGGGCGAGCTGGAGGTCAAGCAGGCCACCGTCGACGACCTGGTGGCGCAGGGCGGCCTGGAGGTACGCGGCACGGACGCGGCCGAGACCGCAGTGGTCAAGGGCGACGCCCGGATGGCGCAGGTACTGCGCCGCGCGCTCGAATCACATGTCACGCAGCCTGCCGAGGCGCTGATGGTGGTCCGCGGTTCGCGCCGCTGGCGGGTGCCCTCGTACGAGCTCGCGGAGATGGTGCAGGAGCTCCAGGACCGCGACATCCGCTACGGCGCGGCCCGCGACGCGCTGCCGCAGCGGATCGCGCACGCGGTTCTCGTACGGATGGAGCAGGCGGGCGAGGCGCCGGACGACCGCGTGCAGGACGCGGTGGCCCGCAATCCGGCGGTGAAGGCGGCGGTGAAGGAGATCTGGCCCCCGGTCGAACCGGCGAAGCTGGTGCTCCGCCTGCTGTCGGACCCGGATTTCCTCGCGCTGCACGCACGGGACGTCCTCACGGCGGACGAGCAGAAGCTCCTGCTGTGGGCGAAGCCGCCGCGGACCGTGAAGTCGGCGAAGTGGTCGGCGGCGGACCTGGTCCTGATCGACGAGGCGGCCGACCTCGTCGAGCGCACGCACTCCCTCGGTCATGTGGTCCTCGACGAGGCGCAGGACCTGTCGCCGATGCAGTACCGGGCGGTGGGGCGGCGCTGCACGACGGGTTCGGCGACGGTGCTCGGCGACCTCGCGCAGGGCACCACCCCGTGGGCCACGCGCAGCTGGGACGAGGCGCTGACCCACCTCGGGAAGCCGCAGGCGGTGCTGGAGGAGCTGACGGCGGGCTTCCGCGTGCCGCGCGAGGTGATCGCGTACGCCTCCCGCCTGCTGCCGTCGATCTCCCCGGGCCTGGCCCCGGTCTCCTCGGTCCGCGAGACGCCGGGCTCGCTGGTCGTCACGCCGACGGCGGACCTGACGGCGTCGGTGGTCTCGGCGTGCCGTGCCTCCCTCGCCCACGAGGGCTCGATCGGCCTGATCGCGGCGGACGCCCGGATCCCGGTGCTGGCCGATGCCCTGTTGGAGGCCGGCCTGCCGTACCTGTCGCCGGGCGAGGAGACGACGGCGGCGGCCCGGCTGACGCTGGTGCCGGCCTCGCTGGCCAAGGGTCTGGAGTACGACTACGTGGTCCTGGACGAGCCCGCGGCGATCGTGGACGGCGAGCCGGACGAGCGCACGGGCCTGCGCCGCCTGTACGTCTGCCTCACCCGCGCCGTCTCGGGCCTGACGGCCCTCCACTCGGCCCCCCTGCCGGCGGCCCTGTCCTGA
- a CDS encoding copper homeostasis protein CutC: MSNRALLEVIALDVEDAVAAQAGGADRLELVTDMAADGLTPPRETFAAIRAAVDIPLRVMLRLSDGFAAADVSKLVRAARELRAEGAQEFVLGFLNPDGSPDLAAVEALVAELDGCRWTFHRAIDRAADRDGLRKALADLPGLDTYLTAGSAAGVDEGLAVLRAEAARSGEPGYGARILVGGGLTLSHLPVLRAAGIDGFHIGGAARPSGWGRPVSAAAVAEWRAALA, encoded by the coding sequence ATGAGCAACCGTGCACTCCTGGAGGTGATCGCCCTCGACGTGGAGGACGCGGTCGCGGCCCAGGCCGGTGGGGCGGACCGACTGGAGCTGGTCACCGACATGGCCGCCGACGGGCTCACCCCGCCGCGCGAGACCTTCGCGGCGATCAGAGCGGCGGTCGACATCCCGCTGCGCGTGATGCTCCGCCTGTCGGACGGCTTCGCCGCCGCTGACGTCTCCAAGCTGGTCCGGGCGGCGCGGGAGCTGCGGGCGGAGGGGGCGCAGGAGTTCGTACTCGGCTTCCTGAACCCGGACGGGAGCCCGGACCTCGCGGCGGTCGAGGCGCTGGTGGCGGAGCTCGACGGGTGCCGCTGGACCTTCCACCGGGCGATCGACCGCGCGGCGGACCGCGACGGCCTGCGCAAGGCACTGGCCGATCTGCCCGGTCTGGACACCTACCTGACGGCGGGCTCGGCGGCCGGCGTCGACGAGGGCCTGGCGGTGCTCCGCGCGGAGGCGGCGCGGAGCGGCGAGCCGGGGTACGGGGCGCGGATCCTGGTCGGCGGCGGCCTGACCCTCTCGCACCTGCCGGTGCTGCGCGCCGCGGGCATCGACGGGTTCCACATCGGCGGCGCGGCCCGTCCCTCCGGGTGGGGGCGGCCGGTGTCGGCGGCGGCCGTCGCCGAGTGGCGGGCCGCCCTGGCCTGA
- a CDS encoding HD domain-containing protein — protein sequence MDTSTPRTDTTALRARWHATAVAAGASGDPAPYADRLLAAWAEPQRRYHTTAHLADVLARTDVLAPYAADPAAVELAAWFHDAVYRPDRSENEERSAVMAERALPELGIDADRTGEVARLVRLTVTHDPAPGDSNGEVLCDADLAVLAGAPEAYAAYAAAVRAEYGFVPDDAFRAGRAAVLRQLLALPRLFRTPYGTAHWEAPARANLAAELADPA from the coding sequence ATGGACACCAGTACCCCGCGCACCGACACCACCGCTCTCCGCGCCCGCTGGCACGCGACCGCCGTCGCCGCCGGGGCGAGCGGCGACCCCGCTCCCTACGCCGACCGCCTCCTCGCCGCCTGGGCGGAGCCGCAGCGCCGGTACCACACCACCGCGCACCTGGCCGACGTACTGGCACGGACAGACGTACTGGCGCCGTACGCGGCCGACCCCGCCGCCGTCGAGCTCGCCGCCTGGTTCCACGACGCCGTGTACCGCCCCGACCGCTCCGAGAACGAGGAGCGCAGCGCCGTCATGGCCGAACGGGCCCTGCCCGAGCTGGGCATCGACGCCGACCGCACCGGCGAGGTGGCCCGGCTGGTCCGGCTCACCGTCACCCACGACCCCGCCCCCGGTGACAGCAACGGCGAGGTGCTCTGCGACGCGGACCTGGCCGTCCTGGCCGGAGCCCCCGAGGCGTACGCGGCGTACGCGGCCGCCGTGCGCGCCGAGTACGGCTTCGTCCCGGACGACGCCTTCCGCGCCGGCCGTGCCGCCGTGCTCCGGCAGCTGCTCGCCCTGCCGAGGCTCTTCCGCACGCCGTACGGCACCGCGCACTGGGAGGCCCCGGCCCGCGCCAACCTCGCCGCGGAGCTCGCCGATCCGGCGTAG
- a CDS encoding Cmx/CmrA family chloramphenicol efflux MFS transporter: MPVAVYVLGLSVFALGTSEFMLSGLLPPIAEDMGVTIPQAGLLISAFAIGMVVGAPLLAVATLRLPRRTTLISLISLFGLGQVAGALAPTYELLFASRVVSALACAGFWAVGAAVAIAMVDKDQRARAMAVMIGGLSIANVLGVPAGAFLGEHLGWRSAFWSVGAASAIALAGILALIPKIPLPAEKPSVGRELRIYRDRQVRLSIGITALAAGGVFCAFSYLSPLLTEVAGLESGWVPWILGLFGVGALIGTTIGGRVADAHLFGVMIWGITASTVFLTALALLASAQAAAVALSFLLGVSAFFTAPALNARMFNVAGAAPTLAGATTTAAFNLGNTGGPWLGGTVIDADLGFAATAWAGAAMTVTAIALTAIALRLDRRTRPTATRVIASSASAPAAVATPAAATEGL; encoded by the coding sequence ATGCCCGTCGCCGTCTACGTCCTCGGCCTGTCCGTGTTCGCGCTCGGCACCAGCGAGTTCATGCTCTCCGGGCTGCTGCCACCCATCGCCGAGGACATGGGCGTCACGATCCCGCAGGCGGGCCTGCTCATATCCGCCTTCGCGATCGGCATGGTCGTCGGGGCGCCGCTGCTGGCCGTGGCCACCCTGCGCCTCCCGCGCCGCACCACCCTCATCTCCCTCATCAGCCTCTTCGGCCTCGGGCAGGTCGCGGGCGCGCTGGCCCCCACGTACGAGCTCCTCTTCGCCTCCCGCGTGGTCTCCGCCCTCGCCTGCGCCGGCTTCTGGGCCGTCGGTGCGGCCGTGGCCATCGCCATGGTCGACAAGGACCAGCGGGCCCGCGCGATGGCCGTCATGATCGGCGGCCTGTCCATCGCGAACGTCCTCGGCGTGCCCGCGGGCGCCTTCCTCGGCGAGCACCTGGGCTGGCGCTCCGCGTTCTGGTCGGTCGGCGCGGCCTCCGCGATCGCCCTCGCCGGCATCCTGGCGCTGATCCCGAAGATCCCGCTGCCCGCCGAGAAGCCCTCGGTCGGGCGGGAGCTGCGCATCTACCGCGACCGCCAGGTGCGGCTCTCCATCGGCATCACGGCTCTGGCCGCGGGCGGCGTCTTCTGCGCCTTCAGCTACCTGTCACCGCTGCTCACCGAAGTGGCGGGGCTGGAGTCCGGCTGGGTCCCGTGGATCCTCGGCCTCTTCGGCGTCGGCGCGCTGATCGGCACCACCATCGGCGGCAGGGTCGCCGACGCGCACCTGTTCGGCGTGATGATCTGGGGCATCACCGCCTCGACCGTCTTCCTGACGGCGCTCGCCCTCCTCGCGTCGGCGCAGGCCGCGGCGGTCGCCCTCTCGTTCCTGCTCGGCGTCTCGGCCTTCTTCACCGCCCCCGCGCTCAACGCCCGCATGTTCAACGTGGCCGGCGCCGCCCCGACCCTGGCCGGAGCCACCACCACGGCCGCCTTCAACCTCGGCAACACCGGCGGCCCGTGGCTCGGCGGCACCGTGATCGACGCGGACCTCGGCTTCGCCGCCACCGCGTGGGCGGGCGCGGCGATGACGGTCACCGCCATCGCCCTCACCGCGATCGCGCTGCGCCTGGACCGCCGCACGCGGCCCACCGCCACCCGCGTGATCGCGTCCTCGGCATCCGCCCCGGCCGCCGTGGCCACCCCGGCCGCAGCGACCGAAGGGCTCTAG
- a CDS encoding DUF4031 domain-containing protein — MTVYIDPPTWPGHGRMWSHLVSDVSYEELHAFAAAIGCPPRAFERDHYDVPSYRYADAVRAGAVEIGSKELVRRLTAAGLRRPKGRAQA; from the coding sequence GTGACCGTCTACATCGACCCGCCGACCTGGCCGGGCCACGGCCGCATGTGGTCGCACCTGGTCAGCGACGTCTCGTACGAGGAGCTGCACGCCTTCGCGGCGGCCATCGGCTGCCCGCCGCGGGCGTTCGAGCGGGACCACTACGACGTGCCCTCGTACCGGTACGCGGACGCGGTGCGGGCGGGCGCGGTGGAGATCGGCAGCAAGGAATTGGTCCGCCGCCTCACGGCGGCGGGCCTGCGCCGCCCGAAGGGCCGGGCACAGGCCTAG
- a CDS encoding MurR/RpiR family transcriptional regulator, translating into MSENAKEVFTRPTTCVAKASQSAPPASSLRARVRGLAPSMTRSVLAVAEAVAADPAGCARLTVSALAEHTGTSEATVVRTARVLGYPGYRDLRLALAALAAQQESGSAPAVTVDIAVDDSLADVVAKLAHEEAQTLADTAAALDLTQLAAAVTALATARRVDIYGIGASALVGQDLAQKLLRIGLIAHAHSDPHLAVTNAVQLRPGDVAVAVTHSGSTGDVIEPLRVAFEHGAATIALTARPGSAVTHYADHVLATSAARETQLRPAAMSSRTSQLLVVDCLFVAVAQQTYERAAPALAASYEALAHRHRTTR; encoded by the coding sequence GTGAGCGAGAACGCGAAGGAAGTTTTCACCCGCCCCACAACCTGTGTCGCGAAGGCCTCACAGTCGGCCCCGCCAGCCTCCTCCCTCCGGGCGCGCGTGCGCGGCCTCGCCCCCTCGATGACCCGGTCCGTGCTGGCCGTCGCCGAAGCCGTCGCCGCCGACCCCGCGGGCTGCGCCCGGCTCACCGTCTCCGCCCTCGCCGAGCACACCGGCACCAGTGAGGCCACCGTCGTCCGCACCGCCCGCGTGCTCGGCTACCCCGGCTACCGCGACCTGCGCCTCGCCCTGGCCGCGCTCGCCGCCCAGCAGGAGTCCGGGTCCGCTCCCGCCGTCACCGTCGACATAGCCGTCGACGACTCCCTCGCCGACGTCGTCGCCAAACTGGCCCACGAGGAGGCGCAGACCCTCGCCGACACCGCCGCCGCGCTCGACCTGACCCAGCTGGCCGCCGCCGTCACCGCCCTCGCGACCGCCCGCCGCGTCGACATCTACGGCATCGGCGCGTCCGCGCTCGTCGGCCAGGACCTCGCCCAGAAGCTGCTGCGCATCGGCCTGATCGCGCACGCCCACAGCGACCCCCACCTCGCGGTCACCAACGCCGTCCAGCTGCGTCCCGGCGACGTGGCCGTCGCCGTCACCCACTCCGGGTCGACGGGCGACGTCATCGAGCCGCTGCGCGTCGCGTTCGAGCACGGCGCCGCCACGATCGCCCTCACCGCCCGCCCCGGTTCCGCCGTCACCCACTACGCCGACCACGTCCTGGCCACGTCCGCCGCCCGCGAGACCCAGCTGCGCCCGGCCGCCATGTCCAGCCGGACCAGCCAGCTCCTCGTCGTGGACTGCCTGTTCGTCGCCGTCGCGCAGCAGACGTACGAGCGGGCCGCGCCCGCGCTCGCCGCCTCGTACGAAGCACTCGCCCACCGCCACCGCACCACCCGCTGA
- the murQ gene encoding N-acetylmuramic acid 6-phosphate etherase: MTAYAELRAQLETLTTEAFRPELAEIDRLSTLDIARTMNAEDATVPAAVAAQLPLIAAAVDAIAARMARGGRLVYAGAGTAGRMGVLDASECPPTFNTDPADVVGLIAGGPSAMVAAVEGAEDSKELAAQDLTALDLSSDDSVIGISASGRTPYAIGAVEFARTRGALTVGLSCNAGSALAAAADHGIEVVVGPELLTGSTRLKAGTAQKLVLNLISTITMIRLGKTYGNLMVDMRSSNEKLRARARRIVALATGAPDAEIEAALTATDGEVKHAVLVILGGVDGPAAAELLATSQGHLRAALALAPSHAHARTR; encoded by the coding sequence ATGACCGCGTACGCCGAACTCCGCGCCCAGCTGGAGACGCTCACCACCGAGGCGTTCCGGCCCGAACTGGCCGAGATCGACCGGCTGTCCACCCTCGACATCGCCCGCACCATGAACGCCGAGGACGCCACCGTCCCTGCCGCCGTCGCCGCGCAGCTGCCGCTGATCGCCGCCGCCGTCGACGCGATCGCGGCGCGCATGGCACGCGGCGGGCGCCTGGTCTACGCGGGCGCCGGTACGGCCGGCCGGATGGGCGTCCTGGACGCCAGCGAGTGCCCGCCCACCTTCAACACCGACCCGGCGGACGTCGTCGGCCTCATCGCGGGCGGCCCCTCCGCCATGGTCGCGGCCGTCGAGGGCGCCGAGGACTCCAAGGAGCTGGCGGCGCAGGACCTCACCGCGCTGGACCTCTCCTCCGACGACAGCGTCATCGGCATCTCCGCCTCCGGCCGCACCCCGTACGCGATCGGCGCCGTCGAGTTCGCCCGTACGCGCGGCGCACTCACCGTCGGCCTCTCCTGCAACGCCGGCTCCGCGCTCGCCGCGGCCGCCGACCACGGCATCGAGGTCGTCGTCGGCCCCGAACTGCTCACCGGGTCGACCCGCTTGAAGGCCGGTACCGCGCAGAAGCTGGTCCTCAACCTCATCTCGACCATCACCATGATCCGCCTGGGCAAGACCTACGGAAACCTGATGGTCGACATGCGCTCCTCGAACGAGAAGCTGCGCGCCCGCGCCCGCCGCATCGTGGCCCTGGCCACCGGCGCGCCCGACGCCGAGATCGAGGCCGCGCTCACCGCCACCGACGGCGAGGTCAAGCACGCCGTCCTCGTCATCCTCGGCGGCGTCGACGGCCCGGCCGCCGCCGAACTCCTCGCCACCTCGCAGGGCCACCTGCGAGCGGCCCTCGCCCTCGCCCCTTCGCACGCCCACGCCCGGACCCGCTGA